A genomic region of Chelmon rostratus isolate fCheRos1 chromosome 8, fCheRos1.pri, whole genome shotgun sequence contains the following coding sequences:
- the cspg5a gene encoding chondroitin sulfate proteoglycan 5 isoform X3, whose protein sequence is MQGKEASFCTGCWRLTLLSCVLALHLIPLSVHGNVVGANATEPDSTANVTLPNEEEGPVKANEISFSASPATISTVTPRAGRIPRAGEEEEQSSGMFGETLVPAVEEVGVAAPPQLSPDSAETEHLLPGNPRGPEVMEGEEEEDEEEERLPHTEPPWSPAKDTAVFDLDHLFTTIAPPSVATNPSNPDVLHVDFFDPSSRGRSLDLAPPSPSSLAHELQGGDPTSWAMPDNYDYLTPYEDGVSPTADEYTYSTTTDAYESDEDLRISAGSPARSRPRAPGSGSFIPGASLPGAGAPVPNVPVAAPPAASPVDGSDGMGGCRVGYQMVNGSCRSPCDTLPNYCFNGGQCYLLEGMGVFCRCNVQDYIWHKGARCESVVTEFQVMCLAVGASALVVLLLFMIIVCFAKKLHVLKTENKKLRKRRMILIPRTSWRTR, encoded by the exons ggaACGTAGTCGGGGCCAATGCCACCGAGCCAGACAGCACGGCCAATGTGACGCTGCCTAACGAGGAGGAGGGGCCTGTCAAGGCCAACGAGATAAGTTTCTCAGCAAGTCCCGCCACGATCAGCACTGTGACCCCGAGGGCGGGCCGGATCCCCCGTGccggtgaggaggaggagcagagcagcggCATGTTCGGTGAGACGCTGGTTCCTGCAGTGGAGGAAGTGGGCGTGGCGGCCCCGCCTCAGCTCAGCCCTGATTCGGCTGAGACGGAGCACCTGCTGCCTGGCAACCCACGCGGGCCGGAAGTGATGgaaggcgaggaggaggaggatgaggaggaagagcgtCTGCCACACACTGAACCACCTTGGAGTCCCGCCAAGGACACAGCCGTGTTTGATCTGGATCACCTTTTCACCACCATCGCCCCTCCCTCGGTCGCCACCAACCCATCTAACCCCGACGTCCTCCATGTGGACTTCTTCGACCCTTCCTCTCGTGGGCGCAGCCTTGACCTGGCCCCGCCCTCTCCTTCATCACTGGCCCATGAGCTGCAGGGTGGTGACCCGACCTCCTGGGCGATGCCGGACAACTACGACTACCTCACACCCTACGAAGATGGCGTGTCCCCCACTGCTGATGAGTACACCTACAGCACCACGACCGATGCCTACGAGAGCGATGAAGACCTCCGGATCTCCGCTGGGTCTCCAGCTCGCTCCAGGCCCCGGGCCCCAGGGTCTGGCTCCTTCATCCCTGGAGCGTCACTTCCTGGCGCCGGAGCTCCGGTACCAAACGTCCCTGTGGCGGCTCCCCCGGCGGCCTCGCCAGTGGACGGCTCAGACGGGATGGGTGGATGCCGCGTGGGCTACCAGATGGTGAACGGAAGTTGCCGCTCGCCCTGCGACACGCTGCCCAACTACTGCTTCAACGGGGGACAATGCTACCTGCTGGAGGGCATGGGAGTCTTCTGCAG ATGTAACGTCCAGGATTACATCTGGCACAAGGGTGCCCGCTGCGAGTCGGTGGTGACCGAGTTCCAGGTGATGTGTCTGGCCGTGGGCGCCTCGGCTCTGGTGGTCCTGCTGCTCTTCATGATCATCGTCTGCTTCGCCAAGAAGCTCCACGTGCTCAAGACGGAGAACAAGAAGCTGCGAAAGCGCAG GATGATCCTAATTCCCAGAACAAGCTGGAGGACCCGGTGA
- the cspg5a gene encoding chondroitin sulfate proteoglycan 5 isoform X1, producing MQGKEASFCTGCWRLTLLSCVLALHLIPLSVHGNVVGANATEPDSTANVTLPNEEEGPVKANEISFSASPATISTVTPRAGRIPRAGEEEEQSSGMFGETLVPAVEEVGVAAPPQLSPDSAETEHLLPGNPRGPEVMEGEEEEDEEEERLPHTEPPWSPAKDTAVFDLDHLFTTIAPPSVATNPSNPDVLHVDFFDPSSRGRSLDLAPPSPSSLAHELQGGDPTSWAMPDNYDYLTPYEDGVSPTADEYTYSTTTDAYESDEDLRISAGSPARSRPRAPGSGSFIPGASLPGAGAPVPNVPVAAPPAASPVDGSDGMGGCRVGYQMVNGSCRSPCDTLPNYCFNGGQCYLLEGMGVFCRCNVQDYIWHKGARCESVVTEFQVMCLAVGASALVVLLLFMIIVCFAKKLHVLKTENKKLRKRSSKYRPTSEQHNDNFSLSTIAEGSHPNVRKLCDTPPNVPHARALAYYDNIICQDDPNSQNKLEDPVKAPTKEDDSLNIHNSLTPKHENHKVLGEENSSEVNSLQNNMM from the exons ggaACGTAGTCGGGGCCAATGCCACCGAGCCAGACAGCACGGCCAATGTGACGCTGCCTAACGAGGAGGAGGGGCCTGTCAAGGCCAACGAGATAAGTTTCTCAGCAAGTCCCGCCACGATCAGCACTGTGACCCCGAGGGCGGGCCGGATCCCCCGTGccggtgaggaggaggagcagagcagcggCATGTTCGGTGAGACGCTGGTTCCTGCAGTGGAGGAAGTGGGCGTGGCGGCCCCGCCTCAGCTCAGCCCTGATTCGGCTGAGACGGAGCACCTGCTGCCTGGCAACCCACGCGGGCCGGAAGTGATGgaaggcgaggaggaggaggatgaggaggaagagcgtCTGCCACACACTGAACCACCTTGGAGTCCCGCCAAGGACACAGCCGTGTTTGATCTGGATCACCTTTTCACCACCATCGCCCCTCCCTCGGTCGCCACCAACCCATCTAACCCCGACGTCCTCCATGTGGACTTCTTCGACCCTTCCTCTCGTGGGCGCAGCCTTGACCTGGCCCCGCCCTCTCCTTCATCACTGGCCCATGAGCTGCAGGGTGGTGACCCGACCTCCTGGGCGATGCCGGACAACTACGACTACCTCACACCCTACGAAGATGGCGTGTCCCCCACTGCTGATGAGTACACCTACAGCACCACGACCGATGCCTACGAGAGCGATGAAGACCTCCGGATCTCCGCTGGGTCTCCAGCTCGCTCCAGGCCCCGGGCCCCAGGGTCTGGCTCCTTCATCCCTGGAGCGTCACTTCCTGGCGCCGGAGCTCCGGTACCAAACGTCCCTGTGGCGGCTCCCCCGGCGGCCTCGCCAGTGGACGGCTCAGACGGGATGGGTGGATGCCGCGTGGGCTACCAGATGGTGAACGGAAGTTGCCGCTCGCCCTGCGACACGCTGCCCAACTACTGCTTCAACGGGGGACAATGCTACCTGCTGGAGGGCATGGGAGTCTTCTGCAG ATGTAACGTCCAGGATTACATCTGGCACAAGGGTGCCCGCTGCGAGTCGGTGGTGACCGAGTTCCAGGTGATGTGTCTGGCCGTGGGCGCCTCGGCTCTGGTGGTCCTGCTGCTCTTCATGATCATCGTCTGCTTCGCCAAGAAGCTCCACGTGCTCAAGACGGAGAACAAGAAGCTGCGAAAGCGCAG CAGTAAGTACCGGCCTACATCGGAGCAGCACAATGATAATTTCTCGCTGTCCACCATCGCTGAGGGCTCCCACCCAAATGTAAGGAAACTGTGCGACACCCCTCCTAACGTCCCTCATGCCCGTGCATTGGCTTACTATGATAACATTATCTGTCAG GATGATCCTAATTCCCAGAACAAGCTGGAGGACCCGGTGAAGGCCCCGACCAAGGAGGACGACTCCCTCAACATCCACAACTCTCTGACCCCCAAACACGAGAACCACAAGGTCCTGGGCGAGGAGAACTCCTCGGAGGTAAACTCACTGCAGAACAAcatgatgtga
- the cspg5a gene encoding chondroitin sulfate proteoglycan 5 isoform X2 yields the protein MQGKEASFCTGCWRLTLLSCVLALHLIPLSVHGNVVGANATEPDSTANVTLPNEEEGPVKANEISFSASPATISTVTPRAGRIPRAGEEEEQSSGMFGETLVPAVEEVGVAAPPQLSPDSAETEHLLPGNPRGPEVMEGEEEEDEEEERLPHTEPPWSPAKDTAVFDLDHLFTTIAPPSVATNPSNPDVLHVDFFDPSSRGRSLDLAPPSPSSLAHELQGGDPTSWAMPDNYDYLTPYEDGVSPTADEYTYSTTTDAYESDEDLRISAGSPARSRPRAPGSGSFIPGASLPGAGAPVPNVPVAAPPAASPVDGSDGMGGCRVGYQMVNGSCRSPCDTLPNYCFNGGQCYLLEGMGVFCRCNVQDYIWHKGARCESVVTEFQVMCLAVGASALVVLLLFMIIVCFAKKLHVLKTENKKLRKRSSKYRPTSEQHNDNFSLSTIAEGSHPNDDPNSQNKLEDPVKAPTKEDDSLNIHNSLTPKHENHKVLGEENSSEVNSLQNNMM from the exons ggaACGTAGTCGGGGCCAATGCCACCGAGCCAGACAGCACGGCCAATGTGACGCTGCCTAACGAGGAGGAGGGGCCTGTCAAGGCCAACGAGATAAGTTTCTCAGCAAGTCCCGCCACGATCAGCACTGTGACCCCGAGGGCGGGCCGGATCCCCCGTGccggtgaggaggaggagcagagcagcggCATGTTCGGTGAGACGCTGGTTCCTGCAGTGGAGGAAGTGGGCGTGGCGGCCCCGCCTCAGCTCAGCCCTGATTCGGCTGAGACGGAGCACCTGCTGCCTGGCAACCCACGCGGGCCGGAAGTGATGgaaggcgaggaggaggaggatgaggaggaagagcgtCTGCCACACACTGAACCACCTTGGAGTCCCGCCAAGGACACAGCCGTGTTTGATCTGGATCACCTTTTCACCACCATCGCCCCTCCCTCGGTCGCCACCAACCCATCTAACCCCGACGTCCTCCATGTGGACTTCTTCGACCCTTCCTCTCGTGGGCGCAGCCTTGACCTGGCCCCGCCCTCTCCTTCATCACTGGCCCATGAGCTGCAGGGTGGTGACCCGACCTCCTGGGCGATGCCGGACAACTACGACTACCTCACACCCTACGAAGATGGCGTGTCCCCCACTGCTGATGAGTACACCTACAGCACCACGACCGATGCCTACGAGAGCGATGAAGACCTCCGGATCTCCGCTGGGTCTCCAGCTCGCTCCAGGCCCCGGGCCCCAGGGTCTGGCTCCTTCATCCCTGGAGCGTCACTTCCTGGCGCCGGAGCTCCGGTACCAAACGTCCCTGTGGCGGCTCCCCCGGCGGCCTCGCCAGTGGACGGCTCAGACGGGATGGGTGGATGCCGCGTGGGCTACCAGATGGTGAACGGAAGTTGCCGCTCGCCCTGCGACACGCTGCCCAACTACTGCTTCAACGGGGGACAATGCTACCTGCTGGAGGGCATGGGAGTCTTCTGCAG ATGTAACGTCCAGGATTACATCTGGCACAAGGGTGCCCGCTGCGAGTCGGTGGTGACCGAGTTCCAGGTGATGTGTCTGGCCGTGGGCGCCTCGGCTCTGGTGGTCCTGCTGCTCTTCATGATCATCGTCTGCTTCGCCAAGAAGCTCCACGTGCTCAAGACGGAGAACAAGAAGCTGCGAAAGCGCAG CAGTAAGTACCGGCCTACATCGGAGCAGCACAATGATAATTTCTCGCTGTCCACCATCGCTGAGGGCTCCCACCCAAAT GATGATCCTAATTCCCAGAACAAGCTGGAGGACCCGGTGAAGGCCCCGACCAAGGAGGACGACTCCCTCAACATCCACAACTCTCTGACCCCCAAACACGAGAACCACAAGGTCCTGGGCGAGGAGAACTCCTCGGAGGTAAACTCACTGCAGAACAAcatgatgtga